A DNA window from Stutzerimonas stutzeri contains the following coding sequences:
- a CDS encoding winged helix DNA-binding protein has protein sequence MVDAKSPRPLRSSIVASAHLAEQSQELSELEYGIIVASAALMRWMERCMQACGTVEMNALDVMVLHNLTSRGRAKRQADICLLLNVEDTHTVTYALKKLGKLGLVEGAKQGKEMFYRTTDKGRALCQEYADIRRECLIASFENLNIDPDEIHRLAGMLRAMSGLYDQAARAATSL, from the coding sequence ATGGTTGACGCCAAAAGCCCCCGTCCGTTGCGATCTTCGATCGTCGCTTCGGCGCACCTCGCCGAACAGTCCCAGGAACTGTCCGAACTCGAGTACGGCATCATCGTCGCCAGCGCCGCGCTGATGCGCTGGATGGAGCGCTGCATGCAGGCCTGCGGCACGGTGGAGATGAACGCGCTGGACGTCATGGTGCTGCACAATCTCACCAGCCGTGGGCGCGCGAAGCGACAGGCGGACATCTGCCTGCTGCTCAATGTGGAAGACACCCACACCGTGACTTATGCGCTGAAGAAGCTCGGCAAACTCGGGCTGGTGGAAGGGGCGAAGCAGGGCAAGGAGATGTTCTATCGCACCACCGACAAGGGCCGTGCGCTTTGTCAGGAATACGCCGACATCCGCCGCGAATGCCTGATCGCCTCGTTCGAGAACCTCAATATCGACCCCGATGAGATCCACCGCCTGGCGGGCATGCTGCGCGCCATGTCGGGCCTGTACGACCAGGCCGCACGTGCGGCCACCTCCCTGTAA
- a CDS encoding 5-oxoprolinase subunit PxpA, with protein MSRLLLNCDIGESFGAWSMGLDAEVMPFIDCANIACGFHASDPQIMRRTVVLARQHDVRIGAHPAYPDLVGFGRRSMACSPAEVENMLLYQIGALDGICRAEGTQVRYVKPHGALYNDMMRQPELLRAVMSAIKAYSANLPLMLMSTRDNSASQALAAEMGISLWFEVFADRAYDAAGMLVSRSLPGAVHHDADTVADQALRLAKGEPLTASDGSALILQADTLCVHGDNAGSVAAVQRIRQALQALPA; from the coding sequence GTGAGCCGTCTGTTACTTAACTGCGATATAGGGGAAAGCTTCGGCGCCTGGAGCATGGGCCTGGACGCCGAGGTGATGCCCTTCATCGACTGCGCCAACATTGCCTGTGGCTTCCACGCCTCTGACCCGCAGATCATGCGCCGCACCGTTGTACTGGCGCGGCAGCATGATGTGCGTATCGGTGCGCACCCGGCCTATCCGGATCTGGTCGGCTTCGGCCGGCGCTCCATGGCCTGCAGCCCGGCCGAAGTGGAGAACATGCTGCTCTATCAGATCGGCGCGCTCGACGGCATCTGCCGCGCCGAAGGCACGCAGGTCCGCTACGTCAAACCGCACGGTGCGCTGTACAACGACATGATGCGCCAGCCCGAGCTGCTGCGTGCGGTGATGAGCGCCATCAAGGCCTACAGCGCCAACCTGCCGCTGATGCTGATGTCCACACGCGACAACAGCGCAAGCCAGGCGCTGGCGGCGGAAATGGGCATCAGCCTGTGGTTCGAGGTGTTCGCTGACCGCGCCTACGACGCGGCGGGCATGCTGGTGTCACGTAGCCTGCCAGGCGCCGTCCACCACGATGCCGACACCGTCGCCGACCAGGCGCTGCGCCTGGCCAAGGGCGAACCCCTGACCGCCAGTGATGGCAGCGCGCTGATACTGCAGGCCGACACCCTCTGCGTACACGGCGACAACGCCGGCTCCGTCGCCGCGGTCCAGCGCATTCGCCAGGCGCTGCAGGCGCTTCCCGCATGA
- a CDS encoding biotin-dependent carboxyltransferase family protein, whose protein sequence is MSLLIERAGALASLQDGGRMGVRHLGVTQGGPVDWISHSWANWLLGNPVQAATVEITLGNFSLRAESDTRLAICGADLAAELDGEAIVPGRSFKVRRGQLLTFAHPKRGVRAYLAAPGGFQATPVLDSCATVRREQLGGLTGDGRALADGDRLHWLENAPSVSRELPSQTVAPPSNLALSVVLGAQIGDFSGQSLFDAFNSEWTVDQRADRMGVRLLGPALHSTRSSMISEGVPLGAIQVPADGQPIILLNDRQTIGGYPRLGALTPAAVAQLAQCLPGTPLRLKPISLEAAQRAHRELLAQWR, encoded by the coding sequence ATGAGTCTGCTTATCGAACGCGCCGGCGCACTGGCCAGCTTGCAGGACGGCGGCCGTATGGGTGTGCGCCACCTCGGTGTTACCCAGGGCGGGCCGGTGGACTGGATTTCCCACAGCTGGGCCAACTGGCTGCTCGGTAACCCGGTGCAGGCCGCGACGGTGGAAATCACGCTGGGAAACTTCAGCCTGCGCGCGGAAAGCGATACCCGCCTGGCAATCTGTGGCGCCGACCTTGCCGCCGAACTTGATGGCGAGGCCATCGTCCCGGGGCGCAGCTTCAAGGTTCGTCGCGGCCAGCTGCTTACCTTCGCTCATCCGAAGCGAGGCGTTCGCGCTTATCTCGCCGCGCCAGGCGGCTTTCAGGCGACGCCGGTACTGGACAGCTGCGCCACAGTGCGCCGCGAACAGCTCGGAGGCTTGACGGGTGACGGCCGGGCGCTGGCCGATGGCGACCGCTTGCATTGGCTCGAAAATGCTCCGTCCGTTTCGCGCGAACTGCCGTCGCAAACCGTCGCGCCGCCATCGAACCTGGCCCTTTCGGTCGTACTCGGTGCACAGATCGGAGATTTCAGCGGCCAGAGTCTGTTCGATGCCTTCAATAGCGAGTGGACCGTCGATCAGCGGGCCGACCGCATGGGCGTGCGCTTGCTCGGCCCCGCGCTTCACAGCACGCGCTCATCGATGATTTCCGAAGGCGTGCCGCTCGGCGCGATTCAGGTTCCAGCCGATGGACAGCCGATCATCCTGCTCAACGACCGCCAGACAATCGGCGGCTATCCACGCCTAGGCGCGCTGACACCAGCGGCGGTAGCCCAGCTGGCGCAGTGTCTGCCCGGCACCCCTCTCAGGCTTAAACCGATTTCACTGGAGGCCGCGCAACGGGCACACCGCGAACTGCTCGCGCAGTGGCGCTAG
- the pxpB gene encoding 5-oxoprolinase subunit PxpB produces the protein MKPRIEVVGVDSLVLRLFEHIDEDNMPWMLAASQRVREAFGTALIDLVPSYTTLLVHYDLTRLDDQQARQHLHHALEGLQPAAAESARQHDIPVWYDTSIGPELESLGKRSGLGVTGVIEQHSAHIYQVFALGFAPGFAFLGLVDERLASPRLATPRKQVPAGSLGIADRQTAIYPLVSPGGWNLIGRSPVRLFDRELDGYSLWQPGDRVRFVPIERAEFIRLGGDDSPFEETAA, from the coding sequence ATGAAGCCGCGGATCGAAGTGGTCGGCGTCGATAGCCTGGTGCTGCGCCTGTTCGAGCATATCGATGAAGACAACATGCCGTGGATGCTCGCCGCCAGTCAGCGGGTGCGCGAAGCCTTCGGCACGGCACTGATCGATCTGGTGCCTTCCTACACCACCCTGCTGGTGCATTACGACCTGACCCGACTGGACGACCAGCAGGCCCGCCAGCACCTCCATCACGCGCTCGAAGGTCTTCAGCCGGCCGCTGCCGAAAGTGCTCGCCAGCACGACATACCGGTGTGGTACGACACCAGCATCGGCCCAGAGCTTGAGTCATTGGGCAAACGCAGCGGGCTGGGCGTAACCGGCGTGATCGAGCAACACAGCGCGCATATCTATCAGGTATTCGCCCTGGGCTTCGCACCGGGCTTCGCCTTTCTCGGATTGGTCGATGAGCGTCTGGCCAGCCCGCGCCTGGCCACACCGCGCAAGCAGGTGCCGGCGGGAAGCCTGGGCATAGCCGATCGGCAGACGGCGATCTATCCACTGGTTTCACCGGGTGGCTGGAATCTGATCGGGCGCAGCCCGGTTCGTCTGTTCGACCGCGAGCTCGACGGCTACAGCCTCTGGCAGCCAGGGGATCGGGTGCGGTTCGTGCCCATCGAGCGCGCCGAATTCATCCGCCTGGGCGGAGATGACAGCCCCTTCGAGGAGACAGCTGCATGA
- a CDS encoding NRAMP family divalent metal transporter — protein MQSTQAERGTPAQRNVLRGAIFIMATSSIGPAFLTQTSLFTEKYLASFAFAILISLLIDIGAQLNIWRVITVANLRGQDVANRVIPGVGHLISAFIVLGGIAFNIGNIGGAGLAMNVIFGIPPVIGSLIAAVLIIGIFLLRNAKGVMDSVMQVLGLVMLCMIGYAMLQSNPPLLEAMSRSFNPDDPLILLLPIVTLVGGTVGGYISFSGGHRLVEAGITGVENVRLVTRAAVIGIATTGVVRICLFLAALGVVSQGLSLDPSNPAASVFSHSMGTIGYKIFGVVLLAASVSSVIGAAYTSVTFMYSLHDSIRRHNQRVVIAFIACSTLIYSLVGQPVKVLVVAGTLNALVLPLALGCILLASRKSNIVGDVYRHPTWMLVFGILAMLATAVGVVMSFNAFVQFWQS, from the coding sequence ATGCAATCCACACAAGCCGAACGCGGCACTCCCGCTCAGCGCAACGTCCTACGCGGCGCCATTTTCATCATGGCCACCTCGTCCATCGGACCCGCGTTTCTAACCCAGACCTCGCTGTTCACCGAGAAGTATCTGGCGAGTTTCGCCTTCGCGATCCTGATCTCTTTGCTCATCGACATCGGTGCCCAGCTCAATATCTGGCGGGTGATCACCGTTGCCAACCTGCGCGGCCAGGACGTCGCCAACCGGGTAATACCCGGCGTCGGCCATCTGATATCCGCCTTCATCGTGCTTGGCGGCATCGCCTTCAACATCGGCAACATCGGTGGCGCCGGCCTGGCAATGAACGTCATTTTCGGCATCCCGCCGGTAATCGGCTCGTTGATCGCCGCCGTGCTGATCATCGGAATTTTCCTGCTGCGCAATGCCAAGGGCGTAATGGACTCGGTGATGCAGGTGCTCGGGCTGGTGATGCTGTGCATGATCGGCTACGCCATGCTGCAGTCGAACCCACCGCTGCTCGAGGCGATGAGCCGCAGCTTCAACCCTGACGACCCGCTGATCCTGCTACTGCCGATCGTGACCTTGGTAGGCGGCACGGTCGGCGGCTATATCTCATTCTCCGGTGGCCATCGACTGGTCGAAGCCGGCATCACCGGTGTCGAAAATGTAAGGCTGGTGACTCGCGCGGCCGTGATCGGCATCGCCACGACCGGCGTCGTGCGTATCTGCTTGTTCCTGGCGGCGCTCGGAGTCGTCAGCCAGGGCCTGAGCCTTGATCCGAGCAATCCCGCTGCGTCGGTGTTCTCCCATTCGATGGGCACCATTGGCTACAAGATATTCGGAGTGGTGCTGCTGGCCGCCTCGGTGTCATCGGTGATCGGTGCTGCCTATACCAGCGTGACCTTCATGTACTCGCTGCATGACAGCATTCGGCGGCATAACCAGCGAGTCGTGATCGCCTTCATCGCCTGCTCGACACTCATCTACAGCCTGGTCGGCCAGCCGGTGAAGGTTCTGGTGGTGGCGGGCACGTTGAATGCGCTGGTACTGCCCCTGGCGCTGGGCTGCATATTGCTCGCCTCGCGCAAATCGAACATCGTCGGCGACGTCTATCGTCACCCAACCTGGATGCTGGTGTTCGGCATATTGGCCATGCTGGCCACGGCGGTTGGGGTGGTGATGTCGTTTAACGCCTTCGTGCAGTTCTGGCAGTCCTGA